GTTATCCCGAAAACGGAAACGCAACATCGGGTGGCGCTGGACAAGCGCCTGTAGCGCAGACAACAAGCTGTCCGCCGCTAACGTGCCATGTATGACGGCCGCGAACGCATTGTTATGTTCACCACGGGCATCGGGTGCCAGGCGGTACAGGAACCAACGGCTGCGTTGTGCGGCCGACAGCGGCATCCATAGGCCAGCCTGAGCATCCAGCTTCATGCATCGATCCTTCGTTGGTGATCCATACGCGAGGGCGTGGCATCAAGCGCGCCAAACCGCGAATCCAGGAACTGCGCGAGTGCGTGGATGCTGGGATGATCGAACAGCCATTCGAGATCGACCTCGACGCCGAGCGCATCCTCGAGCTTGCGCGTCAGGCGCAGGCCGATCAAGGAATCCACGCCCTGCTCGGCGAAGGTCTGGGTCACCGAGATCTGCGCCGCATCGACCTCCAGCAGTTCCGACAATGCCTGTTTCAGCCACAGCTCGCGCGCGCTCATCGATCACAGCTCCTCAGCCTTGAGAAAAACCGCCAACGCCACCCATCAACGTGACAACAGCAACTCCTTGAGACGCACTTGCATGGTCGAGCGGCAAACGGCAGATCGATGATCGACTCAATGCACCGCAGCGCGCACCAGATCACCTGACAGGTAGTCCATCCGACACTGCGCCCGTCGCACCTTGCCGCTGGACGTGCGTGGCAACGCGCCGGGCTTGATCAGCACGATATCCGCGACTGGCAGTCCGTATTCGGCATTAACCGAGGCACGCATCGACCCAAGCACCCCGGGCCAGTCGGGATGGCGCCGCAACCACTCACGTTTGAGCTC
This genomic stretch from Xanthomonas sacchari harbors:
- a CDS encoding acyl carrier protein, translating into MSARELWLKQALSELLEVDAAQISVTQTFAEQGVDSLIGLRLTRKLEDALGVEVDLEWLFDHPSIHALAQFLDSRFGALDATPSRMDHQRRIDA